In Sphingopyxis sp. 113P3, one DNA window encodes the following:
- a CDS encoding dienelactone hydrolase family protein: MGETIRMTMDDGADIAVYHARPEGDRRAGLVLIQEIFGVTDHIRELCDEYAADGYEVLSPALFDREHPGFESDYSGPQFERAVELARQLHPFEQSLKDAQSCIDALKGKGPVFITGYCYGGSVAWRMAQISPDLAAASAYYGSLVPTQFASEAPRCAAIAHFGRYDAGIPMEGVEALIARDHPTAQVFVYEAGHGFNSDRRKDYHEPSAELARERTLMLFKACGG; this comes from the coding sequence ATGGGCGAGACTATCCGCATGACGATGGACGATGGGGCGGATATTGCCGTCTATCACGCCCGGCCCGAAGGCGACCGCCGCGCAGGCCTGGTGCTGATCCAGGAAATCTTCGGGGTCACCGACCATATTCGCGAGCTGTGCGACGAATATGCCGCCGACGGCTATGAGGTCCTCTCCCCCGCGCTCTTCGACCGCGAGCATCCGGGGTTCGAAAGCGACTATTCGGGGCCGCAGTTTGAAAGAGCGGTGGAACTTGCGCGTCAGCTTCATCCCTTCGAGCAGAGCCTGAAGGATGCCCAAAGCTGCATCGACGCGCTCAAAGGGAAAGGCCCGGTCTTCATCACCGGCTATTGCTATGGCGGGTCGGTCGCGTGGAGGATGGCACAGATCAGCCCCGACCTCGCTGCCGCATCGGCCTATTATGGCAGCCTCGTGCCGACGCAATTTGCCAGCGAGGCGCCGCGATGTGCAGCGATCGCGCATTTCGGCCGGTACGATGCAGGAATCCCCATGGAGGGGGTCGAGGCCCTGATCGCAAGGGACCACCCGACCGCGCAGGTTTTCGTCTATGAAGCAGGGCACGGCTTCAACAGCGACCGCCGCAAGGATTATCACGAGCCGAGCGCAGAGCTGGCGCGCGAGCGCACGCTCATGCTGTTCAAGGCGTGCGGAGGTTAG